A single region of the Leptothrix cholodnii SP-6 genome encodes:
- a CDS encoding pilin — protein sequence MKSIQRGFTLIELMIVVAIIGILAAVALPAYRDYTLRAKVSELLLAASSTRTAVTENSQNAGAINVSGITAPGAAGKVASASVAATGIVIVGATAEFGGTAVTVTLVPSWNASANTVVWSCTVNPENLSPSSCRQD from the coding sequence ATGAAGAGCATCCAACGAGGTTTCACCCTCATCGAACTGATGATCGTCGTCGCGATCATCGGCATCCTGGCCGCAGTTGCGCTGCCCGCTTACCGTGACTACACCTTGCGCGCCAAGGTTTCGGAGTTGCTGCTCGCAGCCAGCTCGACCCGTACTGCCGTCACTGAAAATTCGCAGAACGCCGGTGCGATCAATGTCTCGGGCATCACGGCCCCGGGTGCCGCCGGCAAGGTCGCTTCAGCTTCGGTGGCAGCCACGGGCATCGTCATCGTCGGCGCCACAGCCGAATTCGGTGGCACGGCCGTCACCGTGACGCTGGTACCGAGCTGGAACGCCTCGGCCAACACCGTTGTCTGGTCCTGCACGGTCAACCCGGAAAACCTCTCGCCGTCGTCCTGCCGCCAAGACTGA
- a CDS encoding FkbM family methyltransferase, producing MLITAHYAQLNAQLHADRPDYGTSGQRWAPVVAALADRVKAGDILDYGCGKQTLAAALAARQVRGYDPAIPELSAEPKPADVVVCTDVLEHVEPDCIDDVLDDLCRVTQKAALITVATRPAVKKLADGRNAHLTIQPFSWWREHFLSRFDIVDVREEEGNEFTLILKALHAEDLDLSGFRLPQPANPSKPAKTATPDAAATVTSILVDDKRLKFHTPNRMTQWRVESLFTKEPDTIAWLKQMKSGEVLVDVGANVGMYSVFGAVCRGVQVHAFEPESQNYALLNSNIALNGLSGRVVAYPLALSDTSGADKLYLSDFSPGGSCHSFGEQVGFDLKPRGSAFAQGAFSVTLDQLVSAGSVPVPDHIKLDVDGFEHKVIAGALTTLRDPKVKTVLVELNTHLDEHRQVIQTLHELGFSHDPQQAQGALRASGAFEGVGEFIFTRQLEKKVELIQRTTLRLPMSSRARDVLHHVLERVAQAPVTDAPFPHAVIDDVFPPDYYAEMLRQFPALSSMRPLSETGRVGKDNYKERMTTLFEESDFARLSQEQARFWRELADWMYSDTFLQAFVEKFHQALEPRIAAVQRAEGQLNVRGDALLVNDQTRYAIGPHTDAPHRLVTFLFYLPSDTSMQELGTSLYRPKQADFTCWGGPHYPHAKFDQVGRVDFLPNRLLAFPKTERSFHGVEPIDRADVNRRLLINNIRLTNRVMY from the coding sequence ATGCTGATCACCGCCCACTACGCACAGCTCAACGCCCAGTTGCATGCCGATCGCCCCGACTACGGCACCAGCGGACAGCGCTGGGCACCGGTGGTCGCCGCACTGGCCGATCGGGTCAAGGCCGGCGACATCCTCGACTACGGCTGCGGCAAGCAGACCCTGGCCGCGGCACTGGCGGCACGCCAGGTGCGAGGTTATGACCCGGCCATTCCCGAGTTGAGCGCAGAGCCGAAACCTGCCGACGTGGTGGTCTGCACCGACGTGCTCGAACATGTCGAGCCCGACTGCATCGACGACGTGCTGGACGACCTGTGCCGGGTGACGCAGAAGGCCGCACTGATCACGGTGGCCACACGCCCGGCCGTCAAGAAACTGGCTGACGGCCGCAACGCCCACCTGACGATTCAACCGTTTTCATGGTGGCGCGAGCACTTCCTGTCGCGTTTCGACATCGTCGATGTGCGCGAAGAAGAAGGCAACGAGTTCACCCTGATCCTGAAGGCGCTACATGCCGAGGATCTCGACCTGTCAGGCTTCCGCCTGCCCCAGCCCGCAAACCCGTCCAAACCGGCAAAGACAGCCACCCCGGACGCGGCCGCCACGGTCACCAGCATCCTGGTCGACGACAAGCGCCTGAAGTTCCACACGCCCAACCGCATGACGCAGTGGCGTGTCGAAAGCCTCTTCACCAAGGAACCCGACACCATCGCCTGGCTCAAGCAGATGAAGAGCGGCGAGGTACTGGTCGATGTCGGCGCCAACGTGGGCATGTACTCGGTGTTCGGCGCGGTCTGCCGCGGCGTGCAGGTGCATGCCTTCGAACCCGAGTCGCAGAACTACGCCCTGCTCAACAGCAACATCGCCTTGAATGGGTTGTCGGGCCGGGTGGTGGCTTACCCGCTCGCGTTGTCGGACACCAGTGGCGCCGACAAGCTGTACCTGTCGGACTTCAGCCCGGGCGGCTCGTGCCACTCGTTTGGCGAGCAGGTCGGCTTCGATCTCAAGCCGCGCGGCTCGGCCTTTGCCCAGGGCGCATTCAGCGTCACGCTCGACCAGCTGGTGAGCGCCGGATCGGTGCCCGTTCCGGACCACATCAAGCTCGACGTCGACGGCTTCGAGCACAAGGTGATCGCGGGGGCACTCACCACCTTGCGCGATCCGAAGGTCAAGACCGTCCTGGTCGAACTCAACACCCATCTGGACGAACACCGGCAGGTGATCCAGACCTTGCATGAACTCGGCTTCAGCCATGACCCGCAGCAGGCCCAGGGCGCTCTGCGGGCGTCGGGGGCCTTCGAGGGCGTCGGCGAGTTCATCTTCACGCGCCAGCTTGAAAAGAAGGTCGAACTGATCCAGCGCACCACGCTCAGGCTGCCGATGTCGAGCCGGGCCCGAGACGTGTTGCACCACGTGCTGGAGCGGGTTGCGCAGGCGCCGGTCACCGACGCGCCGTTCCCGCATGCGGTGATCGACGACGTGTTCCCGCCCGACTACTACGCCGAGATGCTGCGCCAGTTCCCGGCCTTGTCGAGCATGCGGCCGCTGAGCGAAACCGGACGTGTCGGCAAGGACAACTACAAGGAGCGCATGACCACGCTCTTTGAAGAAAGCGACTTCGCCCGTCTGAGCCAGGAGCAGGCGCGCTTCTGGCGCGAACTCGCGGACTGGATGTACAGCGACACATTCCTGCAAGCGTTTGTCGAGAAGTTCCACCAAGCACTGGAACCACGCATCGCCGCCGTGCAGCGGGCCGAAGGCCAACTCAACGTGCGTGGCGATGCGCTGCTGGTCAACGACCAGACCCGCTACGCCATCGGACCGCACACCGATGCGCCACATCGGCTGGTGACGTTCCTCTTCTATCTGCCGTCGGACACCTCCATGCAGGAACTGGGCACGTCGCTCTACCGGCCCAAACAAGCCGACTTCACCTGCTGGGGCGGCCCTCACTATCCACACGCGAAATTCGATCAGGTCGGACGGGTCGATTTCCTGCCCAACCGGCTGCTCGCCTTTCCGAAGACGGAGCGGTCATTTCACGGCGTCGAGCCGATCGATCGTGCCGACGTCAACCGGCGACTGCTGATCAACAACATCCGGCTCACGAACCGGGTGATGTACTGA
- a CDS encoding PglL family O-oligosaccharyltransferase produces MSSNYPPVTSPWQPDGMLLAALSAVALPMLLAPTVSPTSTFFNQLCAFAGMALWLGLWVGRATPVPIRRMPGALRGLLLLLVMLIVAQGLTEAPFGQRLMPIATLSLGAALALAAGLSAQSGRDDALWSGLLVALLAAGLLSVGISLLQVFAPTWTDGVWVAMPTTPGRAIGNMRQPNQLSTLLLWACAAAVWLSQRHRWFLRELAAVLVLLVLADVLTASRTGMVGVLMLAGWGAIDRRLPGRVRLLLLAMLAVYALGWWGMEQWSASTGQFFYGDDQIKKTLHGDPSSSRGRIWANTLALIAQHPWTGVGPGAFNFVWSMTPFPDRPVAFFDHSHNLLLQLAVDSGLPFAAAVLALALWVAWRSRAAFTQADDLRAGGARCAAFMLALVLVHSLLEYPLWYAYFLLPTALMAGWMTGLVPPPASADRVGELDAGWRRPPTLARSVCGLVSALGMLASGWAAHQYYTVAVIFEPDVSIGIPEALPQRIARGQRSILFGHHADYAEVTMAPQPEQVFDAFRRPLHHLLDTRLMTAYARALAARGDVERSRHVAARLREFRNPASDAFFAPCQAAALPASGAAAVAASVPFQCEPDPRWPAEAMHP; encoded by the coding sequence ATGTCCTCCAACTACCCGCCAGTCACGTCGCCGTGGCAGCCCGACGGCATGCTGCTGGCCGCCTTGTCGGCCGTCGCCCTGCCGATGCTGCTGGCGCCCACCGTCTCGCCCACCTCCACCTTCTTCAACCAGCTGTGCGCCTTTGCCGGCATGGCGCTGTGGCTGGGGCTGTGGGTCGGCCGCGCGACGCCGGTGCCGATCCGGCGCATGCCGGGTGCCCTGCGCGGCCTGCTGCTGCTGCTGGTGATGCTGATCGTGGCGCAGGGCCTGACCGAGGCGCCCTTCGGGCAGCGCCTGATGCCGATCGCCACCTTGTCGCTGGGCGCCGCGCTGGCGCTGGCGGCGGGGCTGTCGGCGCAGTCCGGGCGTGACGATGCGCTGTGGTCGGGCCTGCTGGTCGCGCTGCTGGCGGCCGGGCTGCTGAGCGTCGGGATCTCGCTGCTGCAGGTGTTCGCGCCCACCTGGACCGATGGCGTCTGGGTCGCGATGCCGACCACGCCCGGGCGCGCCATCGGCAACATGCGCCAGCCCAATCAGCTGTCGACGCTGCTGCTGTGGGCCTGTGCGGCGGCGGTGTGGCTGTCGCAGCGCCATCGCTGGTTCCTGCGCGAACTGGCCGCCGTGCTGGTGCTGCTGGTGCTGGCCGACGTGCTGACGGCCTCGCGCACCGGCATGGTCGGGGTGCTGATGCTGGCGGGCTGGGGCGCCATCGACCGCCGCCTGCCGGGCCGCGTGCGGCTGCTGCTGCTGGCGATGCTGGCGGTCTACGCGCTCGGCTGGTGGGGCATGGAGCAGTGGTCGGCCAGCACCGGCCAGTTCTTCTACGGCGACGACCAGATCAAGAAGACGCTGCACGGCGACCCGAGCAGTTCGCGCGGGCGCATCTGGGCCAACACGCTGGCGCTGATCGCGCAGCATCCGTGGACCGGCGTCGGGCCGGGGGCCTTCAACTTCGTCTGGTCGATGACGCCGTTCCCGGATCGGCCGGTGGCGTTCTTCGATCACAGCCACAACCTGCTGCTGCAGCTGGCGGTGGACTCGGGCCTGCCGTTTGCTGCGGCGGTGCTGGCGCTGGCGCTGTGGGTGGCGTGGCGCAGCCGCGCGGCGTTCACGCAGGCCGACGACCTGCGCGCCGGCGGGGCGCGCTGCGCGGCCTTCATGCTGGCGCTGGTGCTGGTGCACAGCCTGCTCGAGTACCCGCTGTGGTACGCGTATTTCCTGCTGCCGACGGCGCTGATGGCGGGCTGGATGACGGGCCTGGTGCCGCCGCCGGCGTCCGCCGATCGGGTCGGCGAACTGGACGCCGGGTGGCGCCGGCCGCCGACGCTGGCGCGCTCGGTGTGCGGCCTGGTGTCGGCGCTCGGCATGCTGGCGTCGGGCTGGGCGGCGCACCAGTACTACACGGTGGCGGTGATCTTCGAGCCGGACGTGTCGATCGGCATCCCCGAAGCCCTGCCGCAGCGCATCGCGCGCGGTCAGCGCAGCATCCTGTTCGGCCATCACGCCGATTACGCCGAGGTCACGATGGCGCCGCAGCCCGAGCAGGTGTTCGACGCCTTCAGGCGCCCGCTCCATCACCTGCTCGACACCCGCCTGATGACGGCCTACGCGCGGGCACTGGCCGCGCGCGGCGACGTCGAGCGCTCACGCCACGTGGCGGCGCGCCTGCGCGAGTTCCGCAATCCGGCGTCGGACGCGTTCTTCGCACCCTGCCAGGCCGCCGCGCTGCCGGCCTCGGGCGCTGCGGCGGTGGCGGCCAGTGTGCCGTTCCAGTGCGAGCCCGATCCGCGCTGGCCGGCCGAGGCGATGCACCCCTGA
- the groL gene encoding chaperonin GroEL (60 kDa chaperone family; promotes refolding of misfolded polypeptides especially under stressful conditions; forms two stacked rings of heptamers to form a barrel-shaped 14mer; ends can be capped by GroES; misfolded proteins enter the barrel where they are refolded when GroES binds), translating into MAAKDVIFGGEARARMVEGVNILANAVKVTLGPKGRNVVLERSFGAPTVTKDGVSVAKEIELKDKLQNMGAQMVKEVASKTSDNAGDGTTTATVLAQAIVREGMKYVAAGMNPMDLKRGIDKAVHALVAELKKASKATTTSKEIAQVGSISANSDESIGTIIANAMDKVGKEGVITVEDGKSLDNELDVVEGMQFDRGYLSPYFINNPEKQAALLDNPFVLLFDKKISNIRDLLPTLEQVAKAGRPLLIIAEEVDGEALATLVVNTIRGILKVVAVKAPGFGDRRKAMLEDIAILTGGKVIAEEVGLTLEKVTLADLGQAKRVEVGKENTTIIDGAGAAGDIEARVKQIRIQIEEATSDYDREKLQERVAKLAGGVALIKVGAATEVEMKEKKARVEDALHATRAAVEEGIVAGGGVALLRAKQAAGEIKGDNADQDAGIKLVLKAIEAPLREIVYNAGGEASVVVNAVLAGSGNYGFNAANDTYGDMIEMGILDPTKVTRTALQNAASVASLMLTTECMVAEAPKDEAAGGGMPGGMGGMGGMGGMDM; encoded by the coding sequence ATGGCAGCAAAAGACGTGATCTTTGGCGGCGAGGCACGTGCCCGCATGGTCGAAGGCGTGAACATCCTGGCCAACGCGGTCAAGGTCACCCTGGGCCCCAAGGGTCGCAACGTGGTGCTCGAGCGCTCGTTCGGCGCCCCGACCGTGACCAAGGACGGTGTGTCCGTGGCCAAGGAAATCGAGCTCAAGGACAAGCTGCAGAACATGGGCGCGCAGATGGTCAAGGAAGTTGCTTCCAAGACCAGCGACAACGCCGGTGACGGCACCACCACCGCCACCGTGCTGGCCCAGGCCATCGTGCGCGAAGGCATGAAGTACGTGGCCGCCGGCATGAACCCGATGGATCTGAAGCGCGGCATCGACAAGGCGGTGCACGCCCTGGTCGCCGAGCTGAAGAAGGCTTCGAAGGCCACCACGACGTCGAAGGAAATCGCCCAGGTTGGCTCGATCTCGGCCAACAGCGACGAATCGATCGGCACCATCATCGCCAACGCGATGGACAAGGTCGGCAAGGAAGGCGTCATCACCGTCGAAGACGGCAAGTCGCTGGACAACGAGCTCGACGTCGTCGAAGGCATGCAGTTCGACCGCGGCTACCTGTCGCCGTACTTCATCAACAACCCCGAGAAGCAAGCCGCGCTGCTGGACAACCCGTTCGTCCTGCTGTTCGACAAGAAGATCTCGAACATCCGCGACCTGCTGCCCACGCTGGAGCAGGTGGCCAAGGCCGGCCGTCCGCTGCTGATCATTGCTGAAGAAGTCGACGGCGAAGCGCTGGCGACCCTGGTGGTCAACACCATCCGCGGCATCCTGAAGGTCGTGGCCGTCAAGGCGCCTGGCTTCGGCGACCGCCGCAAGGCCATGCTCGAAGACATCGCCATCCTGACCGGCGGCAAGGTCATCGCCGAAGAAGTCGGCCTGACGCTCGAGAAGGTCACGCTGGCCGATCTGGGCCAGGCCAAGCGCGTCGAAGTGGGCAAGGAAAACACCACCATCATCGACGGCGCCGGTGCCGCTGGCGACATCGAAGCCCGCGTCAAGCAGATCCGCATCCAGATCGAAGAAGCCACCAGCGACTACGACCGTGAAAAGCTGCAAGAGCGCGTGGCCAAGCTGGCCGGCGGTGTTGCACTGATCAAGGTCGGCGCGGCCACCGAAGTCGAGATGAAGGAAAAGAAGGCCCGTGTCGAAGACGCCCTGCACGCAACCCGCGCAGCCGTCGAAGAAGGCATCGTGGCTGGCGGCGGCGTGGCTCTGCTGCGTGCCAAGCAGGCTGCTGGCGAGATCAAGGGCGACAACGCCGACCAGGACGCCGGCATCAAGCTGGTCCTGAAGGCGATCGAAGCCCCGCTGCGCGAAATCGTCTACAACGCCGGCGGCGAAGCCTCCGTCGTCGTGAACGCCGTGCTGGCCGGTTCGGGCAACTACGGCTTCAACGCCGCCAACGACACCTATGGCGACATGATCGAAATGGGCATCCTGGACCCGACCAAGGTGACCCGCACCGCGCTGCAGAACGCCGCGTCGGTCGCATCGCTGATGCTGACCACCGAGTGCATGGTTGCCGAGGCTCCGAAGGATGAAGCCGCCGGCGGCGGCATGCCCGGCGGCATGGGTGGCATGGGCGGCATGGGCGGCATGGACATGTGA
- a CDS encoding tetratricopeptide repeat protein, with amino-acid sequence MTAAPAVEPHPAVAKTLSLMADNDLEAALACLLPALEQAPDEPSLLVLRSELHRRQREPEDGIACCDRALLTAARPAIVQFELAECHLAMSALTAAVNALNVAVTLEPRLADAWYRLGETLLRQDHYEEALTALLACVDVTPNEPLRAKAQFHIGQCHFALNRIELARDAFQASLNGSASADALTGLGHAYLRLDQDTRAITAYEEALHSLENPSNILLLNLGCAYQHAGNYAGAREVFQKVITRSPSDHHARWYLCQLDLLECRWEQGWANYSARFAAGASPFRPMPFRRWNGRPSPEDTLLVLADEGLGDEIMFASCTPDLSSRMGHVILECDPRLGRLFQRSFPQVEVIATQRRNQADWLSGCRTPQWQIPSGDLPSFFRNRDEDFPRHSGFLKADPERVTAWTERLDRSIGAGLKVGLSWRGGTDRTRIRARTIQPETWGPILNVPDVHFVNLQYGNYSPELTQLEQLHGVRIHDFPEAHVDYDETAALVCSLDLVITVCTAVAHLSGAIGKEVWVLTPHAPGWRYTAGRNSMPWYPSSRIFRQPAPGDWAQTCRELALALKALTN; translated from the coding sequence GTGACTGCAGCCCCGGCGGTCGAGCCCCATCCGGCGGTCGCCAAGACGCTGTCGCTGATGGCGGACAACGATCTCGAAGCGGCACTTGCCTGCTTGCTCCCAGCCCTTGAACAGGCGCCAGACGAGCCGTCGCTGCTGGTACTTCGCTCCGAATTGCACCGGCGTCAACGCGAGCCGGAAGACGGCATCGCCTGTTGCGACCGCGCTCTGCTGACGGCAGCACGGCCGGCAATCGTCCAGTTCGAGTTGGCCGAATGCCATCTGGCGATGTCGGCGCTGACGGCCGCGGTCAATGCATTGAATGTGGCGGTCACCCTGGAGCCACGACTCGCGGATGCCTGGTATCGACTGGGCGAAACGCTGCTGCGCCAGGATCACTACGAAGAAGCCCTGACCGCGCTGCTGGCCTGCGTCGATGTCACCCCGAACGAGCCTTTGCGAGCCAAGGCGCAATTCCACATCGGACAATGCCACTTTGCGCTCAACCGGATCGAACTTGCCCGCGACGCCTTTCAGGCCAGCCTGAACGGATCCGCCAGCGCCGATGCACTCACCGGACTGGGCCACGCCTATCTGCGCCTAGATCAGGATACACGAGCCATCACGGCGTACGAAGAGGCGCTGCACTCGCTCGAGAACCCATCCAACATCCTGCTTCTCAACTTGGGCTGCGCTTACCAGCACGCGGGCAACTACGCGGGCGCTCGCGAGGTATTCCAGAAGGTGATCACACGATCCCCGAGCGACCACCATGCGCGCTGGTACCTGTGCCAGCTCGATCTACTTGAATGCAGATGGGAGCAGGGATGGGCAAATTATTCAGCCCGTTTTGCAGCAGGCGCCTCGCCGTTCCGACCGATGCCGTTCCGGCGCTGGAACGGCCGACCATCGCCTGAAGACACGCTGCTGGTGCTGGCCGACGAAGGGCTCGGCGATGAGATCATGTTCGCCTCCTGCACCCCTGATCTGTCCAGTCGGATGGGGCATGTCATCCTGGAGTGTGACCCCCGACTGGGTCGGCTGTTCCAGCGTTCGTTTCCTCAGGTTGAAGTCATCGCCACCCAGCGACGCAACCAAGCTGACTGGCTGTCGGGCTGCCGGACGCCGCAGTGGCAAATTCCGTCGGGCGACCTTCCGTCTTTTTTTCGCAATCGCGACGAGGATTTCCCGCGTCACAGCGGCTTTCTGAAAGCCGATCCTGAACGGGTAACGGCATGGACCGAACGCCTCGACCGGTCGATCGGAGCGGGACTCAAGGTCGGCTTGTCCTGGCGGGGCGGCACCGATCGGACCCGAATCCGTGCACGCACCATCCAGCCCGAGACGTGGGGACCGATCCTGAACGTGCCCGATGTGCACTTCGTCAATCTTCAGTACGGCAACTACTCGCCCGAACTGACTCAGCTCGAGCAACTGCATGGCGTACGCATCCATGATTTTCCCGAGGCCCATGTCGACTACGACGAAACGGCCGCACTGGTCTGCTCACTGGATCTGGTGATCACCGTCTGCACGGCTGTCGCCCACCTGAGCGGCGCCATCGGCAAGGAAGTATGGGTACTGACACCACACGCTCCCGGCTGGCGCTACACCGCCGGTCGAAACAGCATGCCCTGGTATCCCAGCTCCCGGATCTTCCGACAACCTGCGCCGGGCGACTGGGCACAAACGTGTCGAGAATTGGCACTCGCACTGAAAGCCCTGACAAATTAG
- a CDS encoding tetratricopeptide repeat protein codes for MLRSLLKEVGHSLRRRAVPPESQPLLTDPYAVRLEAFRSAGTADRKRLIQTLQADLERDASDLRGHTLLGDWLLQAGRHDEAESAYRKALQIKPLHARAQEGLGLVLLRIGRLEEAFLHLEAAHKVEPDNAEILTHWGLVDLEMGNLGNAAGKFHRAIERDPRNPHAWHNLGLVALKQGQVDTSIELLRKAIEIRPQHGLAYSNLAMALRRAERLDDALDAARKATEYKADNARVWVVLADVQMNLGDFDAAGQSLERATAIDPQHVGTFVGLGKRHAATGDPTRSREAYTRALQLNPDSADARGGLGELELLLGQWSTAWDLYEARRRVEGTPVRPYPFKPWQGEDLQQRHILVHAEQGLGDIILFASCLPQLQALGGQCTIEVRSRMQALFARSFPQARVIGRAANAELLDWPAELPAFDYEIPFGSLPRWFRARATDFPAHQGYLVADAARVQTWRDKLAPGGRPTVGIAWRGGMAATSKLQRSLELKALVSALAPTGVQLVCLQYGNVDAELEQVRSELGVHIDPGVSGFGDLDDLAALTQACDRIVTVCSTQAHLTGALGKPGLVLVPSNPSWRYLHTGTSMPWYPSLQLVRQQQPGDWSAVLTQAQSWVTSQTAASHSIADAPSGDAL; via the coding sequence ATGCTGAGATCCTTGCTCAAGGAAGTCGGACACAGCCTGCGCCGACGGGCTGTCCCCCCAGAGTCACAGCCCCTGTTGACAGATCCTTATGCTGTCAGGCTCGAAGCCTTTCGCAGCGCCGGCACTGCCGATCGCAAGAGGCTGATCCAGACGCTGCAGGCCGATCTCGAACGAGATGCAAGTGATTTGCGAGGCCACACCTTGTTGGGCGACTGGCTGCTGCAAGCAGGTCGTCATGACGAGGCCGAATCGGCCTACCGCAAGGCCCTGCAGATCAAACCCTTGCATGCACGCGCACAAGAGGGGCTCGGGCTGGTGCTTCTGCGTATCGGTCGTCTCGAAGAAGCCTTCCTGCACCTCGAAGCTGCCCACAAGGTCGAGCCGGACAACGCCGAGATCCTGACGCACTGGGGCCTGGTTGATCTGGAAATGGGCAACCTCGGCAACGCCGCCGGCAAGTTCCACCGCGCCATCGAGCGCGATCCACGCAACCCGCACGCATGGCACAACCTGGGCCTGGTGGCCCTGAAACAAGGCCAGGTCGACACCAGCATCGAGCTGCTGCGCAAGGCAATCGAGATTCGCCCGCAGCATGGCTTGGCATACAGCAACCTGGCGATGGCGCTGCGCCGCGCTGAACGCCTCGATGACGCCCTGGACGCGGCCCGCAAGGCCACCGAGTACAAGGCAGACAACGCGCGGGTCTGGGTGGTGCTCGCAGATGTGCAGATGAATCTGGGCGACTTCGATGCCGCCGGCCAGTCGCTCGAACGCGCGACGGCCATCGATCCCCAGCACGTGGGCACATTTGTCGGCTTGGGCAAACGGCACGCCGCCACCGGCGACCCCACGCGCAGCCGCGAGGCCTACACCCGGGCACTGCAACTCAACCCCGACAGCGCCGACGCCCGAGGGGGGCTCGGCGAACTGGAGCTCCTGCTGGGCCAGTGGTCGACCGCCTGGGATCTCTACGAAGCACGCCGCCGGGTCGAGGGCACGCCGGTGCGGCCCTATCCGTTCAAGCCATGGCAAGGCGAAGACCTGCAGCAACGCCACATCCTTGTCCACGCCGAGCAGGGCCTGGGCGACATCATCCTGTTCGCCTCCTGCCTGCCCCAACTGCAAGCACTGGGTGGACAGTGCACGATCGAGGTCCGCTCGCGCATGCAGGCCCTGTTCGCACGCTCGTTCCCGCAGGCGCGGGTGATCGGCCGCGCAGCCAACGCCGAGTTGCTCGACTGGCCAGCAGAGCTACCTGCGTTCGATTACGAGATCCCGTTCGGCTCGCTGCCGCGCTGGTTCCGCGCCAGGGCCACCGACTTTCCCGCCCACCAGGGCTATCTGGTGGCTGACGCCGCGCGCGTGCAGACCTGGCGCGACAAGCTCGCCCCCGGAGGCAGGCCCACAGTCGGCATCGCGTGGCGCGGCGGCATGGCCGCCACATCCAAGCTGCAACGTTCGCTCGAACTCAAGGCACTGGTGAGCGCCCTCGCGCCGACCGGTGTCCAACTGGTGTGCCTGCAGTACGGGAACGTCGACGCCGAACTGGAGCAAGTGCGATCCGAGTTGGGTGTGCACATCGACCCGGGGGTCTCGGGCTTCGGCGATCTCGACGACCTGGCAGCATTGACGCAGGCCTGCGATCGGATCGTGACGGTGTGCTCGACCCAAGCACACCTGACCGGCGCCCTTGGCAAGCCCGGTCTGGTGCTGGTACCCAGCAATCCCAGTTGGCGCTATCTGCATACGGGCACGTCGATGCCCTGGTATCCAAGCCTGCAACTCGTCCGGCAGCAGCAGCCCGGCGATTGGAGCGCCGTGCTCACTCAAGCGCAGTCGTGGGTGACATCGCAGACAGCAGCCAGCCATTCGATAGCAGACGCCCCGTCTGGCGACGCGCTGTGA